Proteins found in one Rhodobacteraceae bacterium D3-12 genomic segment:
- a CDS encoding DUF1036 domain-containing protein, with protein sequence MLRRAAFTFIAYLLLTLPAAAAGDHYGIYFKNKCSTMIQVSIRYKDTSNNWVTKGWYNINAGEEKRIARSYNAVFYYFAQARGRVWSGKDRYYQIRDEKVPYGFRRKEISGNQFVDHTVSLSCTETFGLDPLHFITIVNDCDKTAQVYLRYETVDGSWNTTGWFTVKPNERKYLKRTQRSYFYYYAKHESGQWSGDHPFQVKGGQTYNFLKVPSDKRRVLTCRSS encoded by the coding sequence ATGTTGCGCCGCGCCGCTTTCACATTCATTGCCTATTTGTTGCTGACCCTGCCCGCCGCGGCAGCCGGCGACCACTACGGCATCTATTTCAAGAACAAATGTTCGACCATGATCCAAGTGTCGATCCGCTATAAAGACACCAGCAATAACTGGGTGACCAAGGGCTGGTATAACATCAACGCCGGTGAAGAGAAGCGCATCGCACGCTCCTATAACGCCGTGTTTTACTACTTCGCTCAGGCCCGTGGCCGCGTCTGGAGCGGCAAAGACCGCTACTACCAGATCCGCGACGAGAAAGTGCCCTATGGCTTCCGCCGCAAGGAAATCTCGGGCAATCAGTTCGTCGATCACACCGTAAGCCTGTCGTGCACCGAAACCTTCGGCCTCGACCCGCTGCACTTCATCACCATCGTGAATGATTGCGATAAAACGGCTCAGGTTTACCTGCGCTATGAAACCGTCGATGGCAGCTGGAACACCACCGGCTGGTTCACCGTCAAACCGAATGAGCGCAAGTATCTCAAGCGCACCCAGCGGTCCTATTTCTACTACTACGCCAAGCATGAAAGCGGACAATGGAGCGGTGATCACCCCTTCCAGGTCAAAGGCGGGCAAACCTATAACTTCCTCAAGGTGCCCTCTGATAAACGCAGGGTGCTGACCTGTCGAAGTAGCTGA
- a CDS encoding SLC13 family permease, whose protein sequence is MSQDQIILFSLFGAVFGLLLWGRWRYDLVAFTALMAGVVLGVVDTKNAFDGFGHPATLVVALVLVVSAGLVRSGAVFLITRTLVDSSRALGAHITIMGGIGGVLSAFMNNVAALALLMPVDMQTARKADRPPSLSLMPLSFATILGGMATLIGTPPNIIIAAIREDSLGEPFAMFDFAPVGGLTALVGLTFVALVGWRLIPQREDALSAVQDLGAYIAELTVPEDNKLIGKRLSELDSEAESADVAVIGLVRDGKRRYGSARNSVLQAGDALVLEASPAALDEFRSALNLAFSEIDREERIKATGEGLDMIEVVVPAESRIAGKTAQSIGLHWRQRAVVMGLSRQGKRITERLRKTEVQAGDILLLLVPKGAGPDVTDWLGALPLAERGLAVTENSKTWAAIGIFAAAVAAASLGLIYLPIALGIVVVAYVLLKILPISELYDHIEWPVVVLLGSMIPLGAALETSGGTELIAGALVNLTQGWAPWAILTVLMVVTMTLSDVLNNTATAIVAAPIGIQMAQSLEVSPDPFLMAVAIAASSAFLTPIGHKNNTLILGPGGYRFGDYWRMGLPLEILVVAVSIPLILVFWPL, encoded by the coding sequence ATGAGCCAAGATCAAATCATCCTGTTTTCGCTGTTCGGGGCCGTGTTCGGCCTGCTTCTCTGGGGCCGCTGGCGCTATGACCTTGTGGCCTTCACCGCGCTGATGGCCGGGGTGGTGCTTGGCGTGGTCGACACCAAGAACGCCTTTGACGGCTTTGGCCACCCGGCCACGCTGGTTGTGGCGCTGGTGCTGGTGGTCTCGGCCGGGCTGGTGCGGTCCGGCGCGGTGTTTCTCATCACCCGAACGCTGGTTGATTCTTCACGCGCACTTGGCGCGCATATCACCATCATGGGCGGCATCGGCGGAGTGCTTTCGGCCTTTATGAACAACGTCGCCGCGCTCGCCCTCCTTATGCCGGTCGACATGCAAACCGCGCGCAAGGCCGACCGCCCGCCCTCGCTTTCGCTTATGCCGCTCAGCTTTGCGACCATCCTCGGCGGCATGGCCACGCTGATCGGCACGCCGCCCAACATCATCATCGCCGCCATCCGCGAAGACAGCCTCGGCGAACCTTTCGCGATGTTTGACTTTGCCCCTGTTGGCGGGCTGACGGCGCTTGTCGGCCTCACCTTTGTCGCCCTTGTCGGCTGGCGTCTCATCCCCCAGCGTGAGGACGCGCTTAGCGCGGTGCAGGACCTTGGCGCCTATATCGCCGAACTCACCGTGCCCGAGGACAACAAACTCATCGGCAAACGCCTGAGCGAGCTCGACAGCGAAGCCGAGTCGGCCGATGTCGCCGTGATCGGGCTGGTCCGCGACGGCAAGCGGCGCTATGGGTCGGCCCGCAACTCGGTGCTTCAGGCGGGCGATGCGCTGGTCCTCGAAGCCAGCCCCGCCGCGCTTGATGAATTCCGCTCGGCGCTCAACCTCGCCTTCTCCGAGATCGACCGCGAAGAGCGCATCAAAGCCACCGGCGAAGGTCTCGACATGATCGAAGTCGTGGTGCCTGCCGAATCCCGCATCGCTGGCAAAACAGCACAAAGCATCGGGCTGCACTGGCGCCAACGCGCCGTTGTCATGGGCCTCTCGCGGCAGGGCAAACGCATCACCGAACGCCTGCGCAAAACCGAAGTCCAAGCCGGTGACATCCTCCTCCTGCTGGTCCCCAAAGGCGCTGGCCCGGATGTGACCGACTGGCTCGGCGCGCTGCCCTTGGCCGAACGCGGGCTTGCCGTGACCGAGAACTCCAAAACATGGGCCGCCATCGGTATTTTCGCCGCCGCCGTTGCCGCCGCCTCGCTCGGGCTGATCTACCTGCCGATTGCGCTCGGTATCGTGGTGGTGGCCTATGTCTTGCTGAAAATCCTCCCGATTTCCGAACTCTACGACCATATCGAATGGCCAGTTGTGGTGCTCTTGGGGTCGATGATTCCGCTTGGCGCGGCGCTGGAAACCTCCGGCGGCACCGAACTTATCGCCGGGGCGCTGGTCAACCTCACCCAAGGCTGGGCGCCATGGGCGATCCTGACCGTGCTGATGGTGGTGACGATGACGCTCTCGGATGTGCTCAATAATACGGCAACAGCGATTGTCGCCGCCCCCATTGGCATCCAGATGGCACAGTCGCTCGAGGTATCGCCCGACCCGTTCCTCATGGCCGTGGCGATTGCGGCCTCTTCGGCGTTTCTCACCCCGATCGGGCACAAGAACAACACGCTGATCCTCGGTCCCGGCGGCTATCGCTTTGGCGATTACTGGCGTATGGGCCTGCCGCTTGAAATCCTTGTTGTCGCCGTGTCGATCCCGCTGATACTCGTGTTCTGGCCGCTATAA
- a CDS encoding aminotransferase class IV, producing the protein MSDYTHGAAQMAGSLMPISEAKLSVLDWGLTHSDITYDVVPVWEGAFFRLPDYLARFRASIDALFLHIPQTDEEIATILHDIVAASGLRSAYVSMVASRGVPGIPGSRDPRDCINHFYAWCVPYVHVILPEVAARGCHLWVSKTSRRKPQDSVNPRAKNYHWGDFTSGLIDAKSRGFDNTALLDHDGNVTEGPGFNIFALKGDRVVTSDHGVLHGITRRTVIELCTARGLTVETRPLPLAELMEADEVFLSSSGGGAIPVTRVDERVFSNDTPGPVATALRADYFALLESSDMRRPITYAT; encoded by the coding sequence ATGTCCGACTATACCCACGGCGCCGCACAGATGGCCGGCAGCCTCATGCCGATCTCCGAGGCCAAGCTCTCGGTGCTCGACTGGGGGCTGACCCATTCCGACATCACCTATGACGTGGTCCCGGTGTGGGAGGGCGCCTTCTTTCGCCTGCCCGACTACCTCGCCCGGTTTCGCGCCTCGATCGACGCGTTGTTCCTGCATATCCCACAAACGGATGAAGAGATCGCAACCATCCTGCACGACATCGTCGCCGCCTCCGGCCTGCGCTCGGCCTATGTCTCGATGGTGGCATCGCGCGGCGTGCCCGGCATTCCCGGCTCACGCGATCCGCGCGACTGTATCAACCATTTCTATGCGTGGTGCGTGCCTTATGTGCATGTGATCCTGCCCGAGGTCGCGGCACGCGGCTGCCACCTCTGGGTCTCCAAAACCTCGCGGCGCAAACCGCAAGATAGCGTCAATCCCCGCGCCAAGAACTACCACTGGGGCGATTTCACCTCGGGGCTGATCGACGCCAAATCGCGCGGCTTTGACAACACGGCCCTGCTTGACCATGACGGCAATGTCACCGAAGGGCCGGGCTTTAACATCTTCGCGCTCAAGGGCGACCGCGTCGTCACCTCGGATCACGGTGTGCTCCACGGAATCACCCGGCGCACGGTGATCGAACTCTGCACCGCACGCGGGCTCACGGTTGAAACCCGCCCCCTGCCGCTTGCCGAGCTGATGGAGGCAGACGAGGTCTTCCTCTCTTCCTCCGGCGGTGGCGCGATCCCGGTGACCCGCGTCGACGAGCGGGTGTTTTCAAACGACACCCCCGGCCCCGTTGCGACCGCCCTGCGGGCCGACTATTTCGCCTTGCTCGAAAGCTCGGACATGCGCCGGCCCATCACATATGCCACCTGA